The nucleotide window TGGCGCAAGCGCGAGGTCAAGGGAAGCCAACTCAGAAATACTATCATTAATCTACGCAATTAAGCACTAGACAACCGTATCCGCGGCCGTGTGACCGGGCGGCTGTGGTTCACCGGTCGCGAGGAACCCGTTACCCTTGAGCTCATGGGTAATGCCTGGCGAGACCTAGCTGGGCATGTCCTTCGCTTCACCAATCCGGAGCCCAAGGCGGGCGATTTGGGCAACTTTGCCTGCCTTCAGCGCGGCGTCACCGGCGACATCACCGCCTCGCGCAAGGTCAAGGTGCCGGACTGCTCCATGGACGAGCTGATGGTCTATTTTGAGGCGCGGAAGCCCTTTCCGTGGCATTGGGGCAACAGCCTTTACTTGGAATGGCACAGCGCGACTAACGGCCGGGTGGTCATCGAGTCGGCGAGTTATACGTTGGAACTCGACTCGGAGTGCACGTGGTCGATGGACGAATCCAGCGAGCAGGAACAGCGCACGGCCAACGGCCAGGCGATGATCGCGTTTATGGAGAAGTTGACCGGGGCGACAGCGGCCGGGGCGCACGAGGACGACGACGCGCCCACCAGCAAATCCGAGGCGAGCGCCGATGCGAACGCCGCCCGCATGGACCGGCTGCTGGATCGGGTCACGGGCCGCATGCAGCGCGAAGCACTGGCCCCCACCGAGTTTGCCCGGGTGATGGAGGAGGAGCGCAAGCGGATGCGGCGCGAGCGCGGCGAGCCCGAGCCCACGCCGCTCACCCCCGACGAGAAGGCCATTCAGAGCCGCTGGATCGACACAATGAATACAGCGGCCCAAGAGGTGATCGCCGCAGCGCAGGCCGACGAAGCCAATCAGCCGGACGGCGATGATGCCAATGGGCGGCCCCCCCACTGGCATCCGCTCGTTGAACGGTGTTATGCTCTTGTCCACCGGCTCATCGACGAACCCGAGCAGCGCGGCTGGTTAACCGATGCGGATGGGCGCGAGCACCCGTTGCGGGAGTTAATCGAGGGCGTGATTAGTTCCGCCGGCAAGTTGGCCGGGGCCTTGGGCTCAACGTTGGACGAATTACCCTGGCCGCCGGAATCACTTTTGGCCGGCGCGGTTTTAGTGCGGCTGAAGAAGGCCCGCGGGCATCTGCGCGATGCTCTTGGCGGTCTGGAGGCGACAGCAGCGCAGAAGCTGGCCGATTCCGCCTGGTGCGTCGAAGTGGGGACGGAAACGGCTGCGATTTTATCCGAGGTGGAACGGCTAATTACCGAAGTGCGGGCGGTCTTGGAAGAAGGCGAAGGCGATTGATCTGGCACGGGACGGGCGGCCCAAGAAGGTCGTTCTCCCGTCGCAAGGAAAGCATTAGGCGCGGAGTTGCTGGCCGCGCACCAAGTCCTGAAACAGCCCTTCGGTGGCCACCAGTTCGTCGTAGGTGCCGGATTGGATAAGTGCTCCGCCAGAGAGTACGAAAATGCGGTCGCAGTGTTTCACGGTTGAGAGCCGGTGGGCGATGAACACCGCCGTGCGGTCGCCCAGATTGTGTTCCAGCGCCTGCGAGATGAGCTGCTCGCTCAACGTGTCGAGCGCGCTGGTGGCCTCGTCGAAAATGAAGCACTCAGGCTCGGCGAGCAGCGCGCGGGCGATGGCCAGGCGCTGGCGTTGCCCACCCGAAAGCATCGAGCCGCCTTCGCCGACGCGGGCGTCGAGTCCGCCGGGCAACGCGGCGATGAACTCCCACGCGTTGGACTTTTCGCAGGCCAGGCGGATGGCCTCGTCGGTCGCATCGGGGCGGGCCACGCGGAGGTTGTCGCGCAGCGTGGTGTTGAAGATGAACGGGTCTTGCGGGACGACGCCGAAGTGGCGGCGCAGCGCCGAACCGGCCACGGTTTTGAGGTCGATCTCGCCGATGCGAATGGCGCCGGCTTGCGGATCGTAGAGACGCAGGAGGAGCTGGGTGATGGTGGTTTTACCCGCGCCGGAGGGACCGACAAAAGCTACACGCTCGCCCGGGCGCAGGGTCAGCGAAAGGTCGCGCAGGATCGGCTGTGCCGGATCGTAGCCGAAGGTGACGTGATCAAGAACGATGTCGGCGCGGGCGGGCAGGCTTCGGGTGGCGTGGTCGGGGTCGGGCGTGGTGCTGGCGGTGTCGAGCACGTTGCCGATACGCGTCAGGGCGGCGGCGGCTCCCGCCCACAGTGTGAAGGCAGTGAACAATTGCTGCAGCGGTCCCATCAGGCCGAGGTAGGCGGCCAGGCATGCCGCGACGATCCCTAGGTCGATGTGGCCGGATAGGTAGCGCCAGGTGCAGGCGGCCATGAGGCCGGCGTAGCAAACGTAGGAAAGCGCCTCCTGCTTCATCCATTCCTGGTGGGAGAGGATGTCGCGCTCGTAGGTTTTGCGCCCGATGACGTCGGCCTGCTGCTCGAAGTTGTGCACCACCTGGGTCTCCATCGCGTAGAGTTTCACCGCCTTGTTGCCGCGCAACAGATCGGCGACTTGCCCGCTGATGTTACCTTCCAGCGCCTGAAACTCCTTTTGGATCAGCTCTACGCTTCGGCGGGAGCGGAGCATCATGTACACGCTCAACGAGGCGGCGGTCATCAGCACGGCGGCGAGGGCGCCGTCCCATTGCCAGAACAAGGCGATGGTGAGCAGCACGAAGACGATGGCACTGGGCAGCGCCATGGTGGCGTGCTGCGCAAACTGCATGATCGCATTTAGCGGCGAGCCGAACAGGTAGCTAAACAGTTCGCCCGAGGAGTGGGTGCCATGGAAGCGCAGGCAGAGCTGGTTGACGTGGCGGAAAAATTTGGCGCGCAGGGCGAAGATGATGTTTTCCCGGGCGCGGGTGAACAACCGGTAGCCGAAGTGCCAGAACGCCATGCGGGCGATGCCGGTGAGCACGAGGTAACCGGCCGCCAGCCAGGCGAGTCGTTTCCATCGTTCCGCAGTGGCCAGATCTTTGACGTCGAGCACGTAGAAAAACAGCCATTTGGGGAAAATGTTCTGGGTGGCGACCGCGCCCCCGCTCAGGCCGACGAACAGCGAGGCCCAGAGTAACTGCCCGCGGTTTTTTAAAATCAGCGGCCAGAGGTGGCGGCGAAAGGGGGACGAGGTGGATGCGGACTCTGGGAGGCTCATGGCGGCTTGCGGCAGCCAACGTGAAAAACGCCGACTCGTCCATCCTGGATTTGGGCGAGTGACGAAGGGCGCTTAGTTAAGGGGCGTTATCGTCCGTCCTGATGAGATCGCCCCTTCAGGGCTTGTGCACTTCACCCAATGATTCCTAGGGCGTTGCCCTAGGCTGTGGTAGAGAGCCCCGTTGGGGCGGTCGTGCCTAACTAAGTGCCATTCTGGCCTCGGCCCAGGATTCGCCTCAGCCCAGGATCCGCCGCAGGCTGTCCAGGTCCATCACCGTCGCCAGGCTCTCCTCCTGCACCACCGCGGCCGCCAACTCGGACTTTTCCCGCTGCAGCGCGCGGATTTTTTCCTCCACGGTGTTTTTGGCGATCAGGCGGTACGCCATCACCGTGCTCTTTTGGCCAATACGGTGCGTGCGGTCGATCGCCTGCGCTTCCACCGCCGGATTCCACCACGGATCGTAGAGGATAACGTAGCTGGCCGCCGTGAGGTTCAGGCCGGAACCGGCCGCTTTCAGCGACAAGAGGAATACCGGAGGGCCGTCGGCTGCTTGGAATTTGTCCACCAAGGCCTGGCGGTTTTCGGTTTGGCCGGTGAGCAACAGGTGGCCGATGCCGCGCTCGGCCAACTCGGCACGGATGAGCTCCAGCATGCTCACGAACTGGGAGAAAACCAGAACCCGGTGGCCCTCGGCCACCAGCGGCTCAACGGTGTCGAGCAGCGCGTCCAATTTGGCGCTGCTCGGCCGGGCGGGCGCATCCTCGTCGGTCGTGTCGATCACCGCGTTGGCGTCTTCCGAACCGGCGGTGGTTGCGGCGGAATTGGCGTCGAGCGCTCTGGCGGCCGCAGCCGCTTTTTTGGAGGGGCGACCACGTTTTTTGGCGGCGACTTGTTCGACCGGATCGACCGCGTTGTGGCCGATGAGGCGAGGGTCGCAGCAGATCTGGCGCAGGCGCAGGAGCGACTGGAGGATGTTGAAGCGCTGGGCGTCGAACTGGCGGTTGTCGCCGACTTTGAGCAGGAGTTGGCGGGCGCGTTTGAGTTCCGCCTCGTAGAGCGCGCGTTGGGCTCCTTCGAGTTCGCAGCCGATTTCCTCCTCGATGCGTGCAGGCAGGTCGCGGGCCACCTGGCCTTTGGTGCGGCGCAGCAGGAAGGGGCGCACGCGCGTGGCCAGGCGGGAGCGCGCGCCTTCGGGGTCTTCCTTGTCGTTGTAGAGGCGCTGGAAACTGGCCTGCGAGCCGAGCAAACCGGGTTGGGCAAAGGCCACCAAGCTCCACAGGTCGAGCAGGCGGTTTTCGATCGGCGTGCCGGTGAGCACCAGGCGGTGGCGGGCTGGCAAATCACGCGCGGCACGGGCGGTGGCGCTGCCGGGATTTTTGATGTTTTGGCCCTCGTCGAGCACGACGGCATCCCACGACATGGCGGACAACTCGGGCGCGCGCAGGCGCAGTTGCACGTAGTTAATCACCAGGATTTGCGCGGTATCCGGTAAATCGATGCCGGGCACCGAGCGCGCGGTGGTGAGCGTGGGGGCGAAGCGGCCGGCCTCGACCGCCCAGTTGGGCACCACGGATTTGGGCGCGACCACGAGGGCGCGGAACGGGCGCCCTTCGGCGGCGGCGCGGTCAGCCAGCCAGAGCAGCCAGGCCAGGGTTTGCAGGGTTTTGCCCAAACCCATGTCGTCGGCCAAAACCCCTCCCAGCCCTTGCGAGGCGAGGTGGGCGAGGAAGTGGTAACCTTCTAATTGATACGGGCGCAGCTCGGCGCGTAGTCCGGCGGGCAGCGCGGGTGGCGGTAGGGCGCGCAGGGCGGCCGAGCGGTCGCGCAGGCGGGCGGCCAATTCCTCGTCGTCCACCGGGGCGTCGGCCAATTGCAGGGCGTGGTAGCGGTGGGTGGTGCGGCGGCCGGAGAGCACTTCGGCGTCGGCGGTCAGGCCGAGGCGATCGAGCGCGGCGCGTTCTTCCGGGCTGATGACTTCCTCGACCGAGAGGCGTTGCCAGCCGCGTTGGGGAAGTTTGACCCAGCCACCGCGGGCTTTGACCAGCAGTTCAATCTCGGCGGGGGTTAGCGTGGTGTCTTCGGGCTGAAGTTGGACGGCGAGGTCGAACCAGTCCTGACCGGAGTCTTCGGCAGGCGTGAGGTTGACCGACAGGCGGGCACGCATGGGTTTACCGAGCAGGCCTTGAAGGTCGTGGGAAACTTCGATGGCGGTGCCGGGGGGCAAGGTTGCGTGCCAGGCGACAAAATCATCGGGGAAGCTGCGGGTGGCGTTGCGACTCCACGCCGAATTCCAGTCGGAGTACTGCAGACCGAAAGCGCCGAAGCGGGCGCCGACGGCATTGGCGGCTGATAGCTCAAAGGTGTAATGCGGATCGTTGGGACCGGACGCGGGAGGAGCGCCGTTTTTGGCCCAATGCCAGCCGCCGTAGCCGCTCCATTCCTGCGTGCACAGGGGATCGGTCGAGTTGGCGAATAGTTGGGCGTTAAAAATGGCAGTATGAGCCGAGCCTTGGCCGGCGGAAGCGTCGGTGAGCCAGCAGCGCAGTAGGGGGCGCAGGGCGATGGTGCGGAACTTGGCGGCGATTTCGCTCGGCAGGGTCATGCCGGTGCTGCGAAGTGCGCTGGCCAGACCGGGGTCGGAGAGCGCCGCAACCGGCAGGCGATTGGGTAGTCGGGGCGGGCCGCGCCAGACGCGGCGGTCGAGCAGGTAGAGGGGTTCGCGCTCGGCAAGGAACGGACGCAGGTCGGCTGGCACCGGAGTGCCATCGGGTTTGACTAAAGTCACTTGGAGGCGGGCGGGATCGGCGGGATCGGTGACCGCATTGTGGCGTAGCGGTTCGTCTTCGATTCGGAATGGAGAACCATCAGCCATCACCACAGTCGGCAGCGCGGGTGGGTGGGCGAGGATGCGGGCGAACAGGTCGCAGGCCAAAACACGTTGATAACGCAGATCGTGGGAACGGTTTTCAAGCCTCAGGAGCAGGCCTAGCGCACGGGCGGGAGGGGGGAGCGCTTCGAAAGCGGCCAGCCCGGCATCCGTGAGTTGGCCGAGCCATTTTTGGGTGGGGGCTTTCCAGCCTTTACCGATTTGGGCCTGTAGCTCTAGCCGTGCTTTGCCGTCGGGTTGCAGCAACACCCGCAGGTCGGCCGGCATTTCAAAGGCGGACTCGTCGCCTGCTTGATTCTGGGTGTAACGCTCGATGGCCGCCGGTGCGAGGAGTGCGTTGCGCCAATGAGCGAGCTCTTGTTGCACCAAGCGGGACTCGGCCGCGGCGCGCACCGCCGAGGTGTCGGTCATGACCTGGAGTACCTCAGGGATGGCTTGGTTGGAGCGCTGGTAGTCGTAGGCTAGGTATTGCCAAAGTTCCCACGGATCGGAGGGCGGCTGAGAGGGCGGCCACCAGCCATTAAAAGCGGGTTCCCATTCGCTCGGGGCGGCCTCGCGGCTGACCACGAATTCGCGCGCGCGAATGTTCGCCGGCATGATGCGCCCGTGGGCCTGCAGATCGCTAAACAGTGCTGCGAGCCGGCCCAGCAACCGGCCTTCATCGGAGTTGATCTCCCGGTCGAGTTTTTCGGCCAGCTTAGCCGACCATTCTTGGCGGAAGGACGGTTTGTCGGCCAAGGCCGAGGCCTCGGCTTTGGTTTTTCCGGTGATGCGCGTGATGGTGACTTGGCCGGTGGTGGGGCGCACGATTTGGCGGTTCAGCCAGGTGCGGCCCAGCGCGTAGGCGTGTTTGCAGTCCACCTCCATGGAGCAGGTGCATTCGGAGAACCAGCGTTGTCCGTCCCAACTCAGGGTCGAGGTGTAGGGCTCACGTTCGGTTCCCTGCACCGAACCGGTGACGACGCAGTCGTCTTCCCACAGATCGGTGACGCGCCGCCCACGGGCATAGGATTCACCGCGTTTGGTCGTGGTGATGTCGAGGCCGGCAAGGTAGCGGGTGAGCGCGCCAAGGGCGGCCGGTGATTTGGGATCGAGCGAGGGAGCGGACAAGGCGGGCGGGAGTCAGGAGTCAGGTGCGGAGCGAGAGGACGGCGGAGCGAGCTGCGGTTTTTAGTAAACCTGCTCTTCCAACAAGGCGAACAGCTCGGCCTCGGTGATGCGTTTTTGCTGCATCGAATCGCGCTCGCGCAGGGTGAAGGTGTCGCCTTCTTTTTCGATCGTGTCGAAGTCGATGGTCACGCACCAGGGCGTGCCGATCTCGTCCTGGCGGCGGTAGCGCCGGCCGACCGCGCCGGCCTCGTCGTAGAAGCACGGATACTTGCGCTTGAGCTTGGTGTAGAGGGCCTGGGCGCGGGCGACCAGAGCCTCCTTGTTTTTGAGCAAGGGCAGCACGGCGACCTTGACCGGGGCCAGGCGCGGGCTGAGGCGCAGCACGGTGCGCGTCTCGGTGTTGCCCTTCTCATCGGTGACCTGCTCCTCGGCGTAGCCGGAGGCGAGCACGGCCAGGAAGATGCGGTCGAGGCCGACCGCCGGCTCGATCACGTGGGGGACAAACTTTTTCTTGGTGGCCTCGTCGAAGATCTCCTGCGGTTTGCCGGAGGCGGTGGCGTGTTGGGTGAGGTCGTAGTTACCGCGCGCGGCGATGCCCCACAGCTCCTGCACGCCGAAGGGAAACTTGAACATGATGTCCGTCGTGCCCTTGGAGTAGAACGCCAGCTTCTCCTTGAGGTGGTCGAACTCGGAAATGTGCGAGTCGGGCAGGCCGATGCTCTTCAGCCAGTCTTTGCACCAGTTGATCCAGTAACGGTGCCACTTCGCCCAATCGTCGTCCTCGTGGATGAAGAATTCCATCTCCATCTGTTCGAACTCGCGCGAGCGGAAGATGAAGTTGCGCGGGGTGATCTCGTTGCGGAACGACTTGCCGGTTTGGGCGATGCCGAAGGGCAACTTGACGCGGCCGGTGTCCACCACGTTTTTGAAATCGACGAACATGCCCTGGGCGGTTTCGGGGCGCAGGTAGGCGACCGACGAGGCATCGGTCATCGCGCCGACGTTCGTCTGGAACATCATGTTAAAGGCGCGCGGCGGGGTCAGGTCGGGGTTGCCGGTGGCGGGCGAGGGGATTTGCGTGATCTCCTCGGGTTTGGCCTCGGTGAAGTCGCGCGGCTGGACGGCGGCGAGGGTGCCCTGGACGGCCTTCTTGCGCTTCATGAGCTCGGCGGCGGCTTGCAGCTCGCCGGTCGTGTCGGCGCTCTCAAGCGCAGAGACGTAGCCGATGGTTTGGGCGACGCCGTCGGCACCGGTGATGACCACCGGGGCGAAGAAAAGTTGGTCGGCGCGGTAGCGGTTTTTGGAGACCTTGCAGTCAACCAGCGGGTCGCTGAAGCCGGCGACGTGGCCCGAGGCTTCCCAGACTTTGGGATGCATGATGATGGAGGTCTCGATGCCGACGACGTCGTCGCGGCGGCGAACCATGTCATTCCACCAGCAGTCGCGGATGTTTTTCTTCAATTCGACGCCGAGAGGGCCGTAGTCGAAGAAGCCGTTAAGCCCGCCGTAGATTTCGGAGGAGGGGAAGACGAAGCCGCGGCGTTTCGCGAGTGAAACGATGGCTTCCATGAGATTTGCAGGCTCGGTGGTGGACGGCGTGGACATAGGAGTCGGCGGATATAGCGCAGGCGCACTCCAGCGGTCAATGGTGGTGTGCGTTGTCAGTAAAGATAGCGGCAAGTTAGGCGTCCGCCCCCAACTCTCCCAGCGGGTGTGCCGATCCCATAGTGTCACCTATTAGGTGACACTTGCGCTGGACACTTAAGGCATCGCGACTACCTGTGATCTTCCTTCCTATGAAAAAATTACTCCTTCCCCTGTTTGCTTGTTTTGCCCTGGTTTCCGCTGTGTTCGCTGCTGACGCGGCTGCTCCGGCCAAGATCGCCGATATCTCGCTGGCTGACCTCAAAACCGCTATCGCTGCGGGCAAGGTCTCCGTCATCGATGTCAACGGCTCTGCCTCCTACGCCGCCGGGCACATCCCCGGCGCCATCGATTTCGCGGTTAATAAGGATAAGCTCGCCTCCGTGTTGCCCGAGGACAAATCCGCCTTGGTCGTCGCGTACTGCGGCAGCTCAAAATGCGGTGCTTACAAGAAAGCTGCCAACGCGGCCGTTAAGTTGGGTTACACCAACGTGAAGCACTTCTCGGGCGGCATCTCGGGTTGGAAAAGCGCTGGCGAGCCCACCGAGGCCGCTAAGTAATAGCCGCTCGTCTTTAAGATAGCGCAGACTTCCAGTCTGCTTTCGTTCTGACCAACGGACCGGAGCAGGCAGGGAAGTCTGCGCTACGTTCGGCAGGCTCCAGCCCCCGCCTCAGGCCGCATTACGTTGGGGGCTTTGTTCTGCGGCGGGAACTGACTCCACCACCGGATCATCGCCCCACAACTCAACGTCCATAGCCGCAGCTGCCGTGGCCACAGCCGCTGGTTTAGCATTCCCCGGTGTGGGCACGCTCGTGGGCACCGGTGCAGTCTCCAACGGCACCGGATCGTCTCCCCAAAGATCGATTTCGCCCACCGTCGTCGCCGCAGCGACCGGCCCAGCCCCGGCACTGCCTGCCACAGGCGGCAGATCGTCAAAGCCAAATAGGTCAACGTCGCCGCTCGCCCCGTCGATTGCACCCGAAGCACCTCCCGCAGCAACGCCACTCGCTGCACCCGCTGTCGCCACTGTGGCCGCTGCAGCGCCCAGAACCGCCGCCCCCGTGCCCAGGGCGCGATTATGCACGTCCACTTGGGATTGCATGGTGTAACCCTTTAAAAAGCGGTCCATCAGCCCCGTGGTGTCGGTGGTCACACCTTCGGCGTCAGCCGTGGTGGCTGCCCTGGTTTGGAGCGCGACTACCCGCGCATGCAGCGCTTCGATTTGTTTCACCGTCGAACTCGAGAAGTCCGAATGCCCCACAGCCGTGTTGATTTGGGCGTCCAGCAGGGGCAGTTGTTCACCAATTTGCAGCAGGATATCGATAGTGCGGTCCCGGTAACTGTGCAGCCGGTCCTCATCCGCAGTCGTTTCGAGGATCAACTGGGCAAAAAAGCTTTCGGTTTGCGCGCGGACTTGGCCGAAGGAGTCGATCAGATCGCCCAGTCCGTTGGTGATTTTATCGATCTCGGTGGCGAGCTGTTCGCTGAGCCGGCAGGTGGTGATGGAAACCTCGGTGGCGCGGGCTGAAACCACTTCGAGTCCGGTGCCTTGGGCGACGTGGGCGGATTGCACCTCGGCGTTCAGGCCGATGAGGTGAATGTCCAGCGTGAGGTCGCGCATAAAAACGGTGAACTGCGTGCTCATCCCGCGGATCGGTTCGATCGCGCGGTGGGTTTCCGTCACCAGGTCATTGCTGGCGCGAATGAGTTTCCCGACGTTTTCGAGCGCCTCGATCAGGTTTTGAATTCCCCCGTCGATGGAGATGTCATCGGCTTGCGCTTCCTGCTTCATGCCGAAGTCCTGGTTAAGCGAGGTCATGAACTGGACGATACGGCCTAAGCCGCCACCGACTTGTCTGCCGGCTTCAGACAGCTCGCGAGTCATGACTTCGAGTTGGGCAGTGACCAAGCCGCTGGCTTGTTCAATGAAGCGCAGGGTGCGGCCGCCGCCCGTGCGATCGGAAGGCATGGTGTCGTGGGCAACGCCTATCTCGTGCAGGATGGTGTGCAGGTGTTGCAGCTTTTGGTTAAGCATGTCCTGGGCTTGCAGGGACATCACCACGATGCCGGTCTCGCGTTTAACCTGAGGCACGATCGATTCGACGTGGAGGTCGCGAGCTTGGTTTTTGGCGTAGTCGGCTTTGACGGAGCCGATCGATTGTTCGAGTTGGGTGCGTAGCGAGGTGAGTTGCTGGCGCGTGGCTACCTGGCGCTGGAGTAAGCGGGCACTGGCGTCTTCCAGCCGTAGTCCGATGCTGGCAATGATGGTGAACTTTTCCTGAAAGCCCGTCTCAACGCGTTCGCAGATGCGGCTGATCTCGGTGTTGAGCGCAAGGAAGATGCTTTGTTGTTCGGGTGGCAGCGTGGCGGACTCCACACGGAATAGCACCTGCACGTATTTGAGCGGCGTGAGCGCTTCAGTGAGGTTTTGCTGGGCCGGGAGACTGGCACGGATTTGCTGGCCGGTCGCGGTCAGGCGTTCGATCAAGTCCACGACTTGGCGGTCGCTGGCTTCGGCAAACTCAATGCCGGACCAGATGTGCGCGGCGGCTTGTTCGATGATCGCGGTGCCACCGTCAGGACCCTCCGAGAGAGCGACCAGGCGGTGACTTTGGTCGACGAGTTTACGCTCGATATCCATGGTGGTCTCAAGGATTGAGCCGATCTCCAAAAAGCCCGTTTCCACGGCCTTCATCGCTTGATTCAGCTCGGCAGTGGCGGCGGTGACTTCGGCGAACGGGCCGACCAATTGGGTGCGGCGACGGGTGCCGGGGTGGAGATTGCGCAAACGGGTGGCCAAACGCGGCCAAAAAGCGGGAATTCTCATTGGGCGCCGAAAGGTTGATAAACGGTTGCCCGGCCCAGGCCGACGGATTGCCAGCCGGCGTCGAGGTTGAGGGTGGTCTCGGCCGAGCCCAGCAGCAGCGAGCCTTGCGGCTGAAGGGTGGCGCGGATGTTGCGCAGAATCCCTTGTTTGGTCGGGACGTCGAAATAGATCATGACGTTGCGCATCAGCACCACGTCGAACAGCGGCAGGCGCGGCCAGGGCTCGATCAGGTTCATGGGGCGGAAATCCACCATGCGGCGCAGCTCGGCGTTGGCGGTCCAGACCTTACCGGCCTGGGTGAAGTATTTTTTGATCAACGCAGGGCTGAGGCCGCGGTTGATTTCGAACTCGTTGTAAGCACCGGCGCGGGCTTGGACGAGTACGGTGGAGCACAGGTCGGTGCCGATGATCTGGATCGTCCAGTCGGCGAGTTGAGGGAAACTCTCCCGGATCATCATGGCGAGGCTGTAGGCCTCTTGGCCGGTGGAACTGGCGGCGGACCAGAAAGAGAGGCTGCGCTGGGCGGCACGCTGGGCGATGAGCTTGGGGATGATGGATTCGCGCAGGGCGTCAAAGGGCGCGATGTCGCGGAAAAAGAACGTCTCGTTGGTGGTGAGCGCATCGAGGACTTTATTGTGGAGCGGATTACTCGGCGGAGTTTTACGCAGCAGGTTAATGAACTCCGGGACGCTGCTGCAGGCGTTGCTGGAGGCCAGCGAGCTCAGGCGCGACTCGACGAAATAGTCCTTGCCCGGCTCGATGATGATCGCGGCGGAGCGTCGGGCAAAGTTGGTTACAAATTCGAAATCGGCGGTGAGGAGGGCCACGGGAAGTTGGGGTGAGGTGGGGTGGACGGGCGTGCGGAGGCGGGCGGAGGCGTGCGGGCGTTAAGGACGCGAGGCGGGCAGGAGGCGCAGGAGGGCGCCGGCGATTTCTTGCAACGGCAGGATTTGGTGGGCGAGGCCGGCTTCGGCGACATAACCGGGCATGCCCCAGACCACGCTGGTGGCCTCGTCTTGGTCGAGAATAGTGGCGCCGCGTTCACGCAGCACTGTGCAGCCATGCAGCCCGTCTTGACCCATGCCGGTCATGATCAAGGCAAGCGTGGCCCCGCCATAGACGTTTGACACGCTGCGGAACAGGACGTCGACGGCGGGTCGGCAGGAGTTTTCCGGCGGGCCGTCGTGCAGGTGCAGGCGCACCAGGGTCCCTTCGCGGCGGACCTCCATATGGCGACCGCCGGGGGCGATGTACACATGCCCGGCCTCGACCAACTGGCCCTCTTGGCCCTCGTGAAACTTGAGCGGTGAACCCTTGCCGAGCCGTTCGGCTAGCATTTGGGTGAAAAGGGGCGGCATGTGCTGGACGATCACCACCGGCACGGGCAGCGGCCGGGTGATGTCCTTGAACACGGCGGCCAAGGCGTTGGGCCCGCCCGTCGAGCAACCGATGCAAAGGACGGCCGGCGGAGTGGACTTGGCGGGTGCGGGGCTGGTTTTCAGTGCCGGACGAGCGACTGAAGAAGCCGGTAAAAATCCGGTGGATCCAGTGGAGTTGCTCGCAGGTGCGCCGACTGCGGGATGAGGCGGCGGGATGTGGCGGCAGTGCGTTTTGATCTTGGGGATGAGCTCGTTTTTGAGCCGCTCCAAGCCCTCGGCGATGTTGCCTAC belongs to Opitutus sp. and includes:
- a CDS encoding SWF/SNF helicase family protein codes for the protein MLKVGDNRQFDAQRFNILQSLLRLRQICCDPRLIGHNAVDPVEQVAAKKRGRPSKKAAAAARALDANSAATTAGSEDANAVIDTTDEDAPARPSSAKLDALLDTVEPLVAEGHRVLVFSQFVSMLELIRAELAERGIGHLLLTGQTENRQALVDKFQAADGPPVFLLSLKAAGSGLNLTAASYVILYDPWWNPAVEAQAIDRTHRIGQKSTVMAYRLIAKNTVEEKIRALQREKSELAAAVVQEESLATVMDLDSLRRILG
- a CDS encoding rhodanese-like domain-containing protein: MKKLLLPLFACFALVSAVFAADAAAPAKIADISLADLKTAIAAGKVSVIDVNGSASYAAGHIPGAIDFAVNKDKLASVLPEDKSALVVAYCGSSKCGAYKKAANAAVKLGYTNVKHFSGGISGWKSAGEPTEAAK
- a CDS encoding ABC transporter ATP-binding protein; translated protein: MSLPESASTSSPFRRHLWPLILKNRGQLLWASLFVGLSGGAVATQNIFPKWLFFYVLDVKDLATAERWKRLAWLAAGYLVLTGIARMAFWHFGYRLFTRARENIIFALRAKFFRHVNQLCLRFHGTHSSGELFSYLFGSPLNAIMQFAQHATMALPSAIVFVLLTIALFWQWDGALAAVLMTAASLSVYMMLRSRRSVELIQKEFQALEGNISGQVADLLRGNKAVKLYAMETQVVHNFEQQADVIGRKTYERDILSHQEWMKQEALSYVCYAGLMAACTWRYLSGHIDLGIVAACLAAYLGLMGPLQQLFTAFTLWAGAAAALTRIGNVLDTASTTPDPDHATRSLPARADIVLDHVTFGYDPAQPILRDLSLTLRPGERVAFVGPSGAGKTTITQLLLRLYDPQAGAIRIGEIDLKTVAGSALRRHFGVVPQDPFIFNTTLRDNLRVARPDATDEAIRLACEKSNAWEFIAALPGGLDARVGEGGSMLSGGQRQRLAIARALLAEPECFIFDEATSALDTLSEQLISQALEHNLGDRTAVFIAHRLSTVKHCDRIFVLSGGALIQSGTYDELVATEGLFQDLVRGQQLRA
- a CDS encoding glycine--tRNA ligase translates to MSTPSTTEPANLMEAIVSLAKRRGFVFPSSEIYGGLNGFFDYGPLGVELKKNIRDCWWNDMVRRRDDVVGIETSIIMHPKVWEASGHVAGFSDPLVDCKVSKNRYRADQLFFAPVVITGADGVAQTIGYVSALESADTTGELQAAAELMKRKKAVQGTLAAVQPRDFTEAKPEEITQIPSPATGNPDLTPPRAFNMMFQTNVGAMTDASSVAYLRPETAQGMFVDFKNVVDTGRVKLPFGIAQTGKSFRNEITPRNFIFRSREFEQMEMEFFIHEDDDWAKWHRYWINWCKDWLKSIGLPDSHISEFDHLKEKLAFYSKGTTDIMFKFPFGVQELWGIAARGNYDLTQHATASGKPQEIFDEATKKKFVPHVIEPAVGLDRIFLAVLASGYAEEQVTDEKGNTETRTVLRLSPRLAPVKVAVLPLLKNKEALVARAQALYTKLKRKYPCFYDEAGAVGRRYRRQDEIGTPWCVTIDFDTIEKEGDTFTLRERDSMQQKRITEAELFALLEEQVY
- a CDS encoding protein-glutamate O-methyltransferase CheR is translated as MALLTADFEFVTNFARRSAAIIIEPGKDYFVESRLSSLASSNACSSVPEFINLLRKTPPSNPLHNKVLDALTTNETFFFRDIAPFDALRESIIPKLIAQRAAQRSLSFWSAASSTGQEAYSLAMMIRESFPQLADWTIQIIGTDLCSTVLVQARAGAYNEFEINRGLSPALIKKYFTQAGKVWTANAELRRMVDFRPMNLIEPWPRLPLFDVVLMRNVMIYFDVPTKQGILRNIRATLQPQGSLLLGSAETTLNLDAGWQSVGLGRATVYQPFGAQ
- a CDS encoding chemotaxis response regulator protein-glutamate methylesterase produces the protein MPRIRVLVVDDAVVMRKMISEALGSDAQLEVVGTAANGKIALQKIPQVNPDIITLDIEMPEMDGLQTVRELRKTYPKLPVIMFSTLTLKGAESTFEALDAGATDYVTKPSNVGNIAEGLERLKNELIPKIKTHCRHIPPPHPAVGAPASNSTGSTGFLPASSVARPALKTSPAPAKSTPPAVLCIGCSTGGPNALAAVFKDITRPLPVPVVIVQHMPPLFTQMLAERLGKGSPLKFHEGQEGQLVEAGHVYIAPGGRHMEVRREGTLVRLHLHDGPPENSCRPAVDVLFRSVSNVYGGATLALIMTGMGQDGLHGCTVLRERGATILDQDEATSVVWGMPGYVAEAGLAHQILPLQEIAGALLRLLPASRP